In Carya illinoinensis cultivar Pawnee chromosome 10, C.illinoinensisPawnee_v1, whole genome shotgun sequence, one DNA window encodes the following:
- the LOC122278520 gene encoding ATPase 10, plasma membrane-type-like produces MMPYEGDQLAIAKETGRRLGMGTNMYPSSSLLGRNKDEHEALPVDELIEKADGFAGVFPEHKYEIVKILQEKKHVVGMTGDGVNDAPALKKADIGIAVADATDAARSASDIVLTEPGLSVIVSAVLTSRAIFQRMKNYTVKSIMGSNGKELKYWEVMTGAPMLPSNQLWTIRMFDSHTSVTSYVLVDMGFLLDTTFFETHFHVRSLSSNTEEVSSAVYLQVSIISQALIFVTRSQGWSFLERPGTLLMIAFVVAQLVATVIAVYANISFASISGIGWGWAGVIWLYSLIFYIPLDIIKFIVRYALSGEALHLVFDRKVSGVFIAP; encoded by the exons ATGATGCCCTATGAAGGTGATCAGTTGGCAATTGCAAAGGAGACAGGCCGACGACTTGGTATGGGAACAAACATGTACCCCTCTTCTTCATTATTGGGCCGTAACAAAGATGAACACGAAGCTCTTCCAGTGGATGAGCTCATTGAAAAGGCAGATGGCTTTGCTGGTGTATTTCCTG AACATAAGTACGAAATTGTGAaaattttacaagaaaaaaagCATGTGGTTGGAATGACTGGAGATGGCGTGAATGATGCACCTGCTCTAAAGAAAGCAGATATTGGAATAGCAGTGGCAGATGCTACAGATGCTGCAAGAAGTGCTTCTGATATAGTACTAACTGAACCTGGCTTAAGTGTGATTGTCAGTGCTGTGTTAACTAGCAGAGCTATATTCCAAAGAATGAAGAATTATACAGTTAA GTCTATAATGGGTTCAAACGGCAAAGAATTGAAATACTGGGAAGTTATGACTGGTGCCCCTATGTTGCCTTCCAACCAACTTTGGACTATAAGAATGTTCGACTCCCATACAAGTGTTACCTCTTATGTTCTAGTGGACATGGGATTCCTAT TGGACACCACTTTTTTTGAG ACTCACTTCCACGTAAGGTCCTTATCCAGCAACACTGAGGAAGTTTCATCAGCTGTATATTTGCAAGTTAGCATCATCAGCCAGGCTCTCATATTTGTTACACGCAGTCAGGGGTGGTCATTTCTAGAGAGGCCAGGAACTCTCTTGATGATTGCTTTTGTGGTGGCACAATTG GTGGCCACTGTAATTGCTGTCTATGCAAATATAAGCTTTGCTTCCATTAGTGGCATTGGATGGGGATGGGCAGGTGTTATATGGTTATATAGTTTGATCTTCTACATACCACTGGATATAATTAAGTTCATAGTGCGCTACGCATTGAGTGGAGAAGCATTACATCTTGTGTTCGATAGAAAGGTTAGTGGCGTGTTCATTGCTCCATAG